A stretch of Myxococcus hansupus DNA encodes these proteins:
- a CDS encoding AAA family ATPase: MRIAVTGSHRVGKSTLIDLLGEELEGYRLAEEPYLLLEEEGYEFATPPSLEDFVEQLRFSAELLHAEKDARDILFDRCPVDFLGYLQAHEDAEAFDLEEWLPRVRSAVQTLDLIVFVPIDAPDRIRLRAREDIHMRTAVDEALCRVLLDDPYELGVEVLTVHGSADARVKQVLERLGRG; this comes from the coding sequence ATGCGCATCGCGGTGACAGGCTCACACCGGGTGGGCAAGTCGACTCTGATTGACTTGCTCGGAGAAGAACTCGAGGGGTACCGGCTCGCGGAAGAGCCGTACCTCCTCCTCGAGGAAGAGGGTTACGAGTTCGCGACCCCGCCCTCCCTGGAGGACTTCGTCGAACAGCTCCGGTTCTCGGCCGAGCTGCTTCACGCCGAGAAAGACGCACGCGACATCCTGTTCGACCGCTGCCCTGTCGACTTCCTGGGGTATCTGCAGGCGCACGAGGACGCGGAGGCGTTCGACCTGGAGGAATGGCTTCCCCGGGTCCGCTCCGCCGTCCAGACGCTCGACCTCATCGTCTTCGTGCCCATCGATGCACCGGATCGCATCCGGCTCCGGGCCCGTGAAGACATCCACATGAGGACCGCGGTGGATGAAGCACTGTGCAGGGTGCTGCTCGACGACCCGTATGAGTTGGGCGTGGAGGTGCTCACCGTCCACGGCTCGGCGGACGCGCGGGTGAAACAAGTGCTCGAACGGCTGGGGCGCGGTTAG
- the truD gene encoding tRNA pseudouridine(13) synthase TruD yields MRIKQKPEDFSVKESYRFDEVDSGRHRVYLMDKQKLSTFDAVTRLRDAFGLKPGAISYCGLKDKQGRTEQIIAVDGADVDMQEPDLRLKYLGRTDKPLSAANITSNRFSVTVRALEDATLGPLNVAAAEVNRLGVINYFDSQRFGSLKHGQGFIAKDLIRGDFEAALHNYMAKPSELDRTEDSKIKAFWRENWGRWDARVPYEGTRKYHRVLKSLRDQPGDYLRAFLQIDADYRAMLIFTYQSFLWNEGVRRYLQLMLPREHLFPMRYQAGTLLFHRDANPDVLRTLRDASFPLLAPNSTFSDPKVEEAVRWVLGREKLRLEDLRVPGAERRLYFKHEERPLLSFPHKLVVGRTMPDEVNRGDIKVNIAFTLPPGAYATLVVKRLFHFEYAEDSAETIRASQRPKLVEAEAAAAAQEPSSRRGPPRRDGDAPRRASGGRNAADSESDAPRRGFGSRGAAGSDAEAPRRGFGSRGAEGSETDGPRRGFSSRGAAGSDSDAPRRGSGGRTAAGSDTARRPGAGRRSSSRDLQLPEPAPGRARTLASKAPEAPTPVEPAVPLGFRERQRKRKAAREVARAETEAKKASKAKPSKSRKK; encoded by the coding sequence GTGCGAATCAAACAAAAGCCCGAGGACTTCTCCGTCAAGGAGTCATACCGTTTCGACGAAGTCGACTCGGGACGTCACCGCGTCTACCTGATGGACAAGCAGAAGCTGTCCACGTTCGACGCCGTGACGCGTCTGCGCGATGCCTTCGGCCTCAAGCCGGGTGCCATCAGCTATTGCGGACTCAAGGACAAGCAGGGCCGGACCGAGCAGATCATCGCGGTGGACGGCGCCGACGTGGACATGCAGGAGCCCGACCTGCGCCTGAAGTACCTGGGCCGCACGGACAAGCCGCTGTCCGCCGCCAACATCACGTCCAACCGCTTCTCGGTGACGGTGCGCGCGCTGGAAGACGCGACGCTGGGGCCCCTCAACGTGGCCGCCGCCGAGGTCAACCGCCTGGGCGTCATCAACTACTTCGACAGCCAGCGCTTCGGCTCGCTGAAGCACGGCCAGGGCTTCATCGCCAAGGACCTCATCCGGGGTGACTTCGAGGCCGCGCTCCACAACTACATGGCCAAGCCGTCCGAGCTGGACCGGACGGAGGACTCCAAGATCAAGGCCTTCTGGAGGGAGAACTGGGGCCGCTGGGACGCCCGCGTTCCCTATGAGGGCACGCGCAAGTACCACCGCGTCCTCAAGTCCCTGCGCGACCAGCCGGGCGACTACCTCCGCGCCTTCCTGCAGATCGACGCGGACTACCGCGCGATGCTGATCTTCACCTACCAGAGCTTCCTCTGGAACGAGGGCGTGCGGCGCTACCTGCAGTTGATGCTGCCGCGCGAGCACCTCTTCCCCATGCGCTACCAGGCCGGCACGCTGCTGTTCCACCGCGACGCCAACCCGGACGTGCTGCGCACCCTGCGCGACGCTTCCTTCCCCCTGCTCGCCCCCAACAGCACCTTCAGCGACCCGAAGGTCGAGGAGGCCGTGCGCTGGGTGCTGGGCCGCGAGAAGCTCCGCCTGGAGGACCTGCGCGTCCCGGGCGCCGAGCGCCGCCTCTACTTCAAGCACGAGGAGCGGCCCCTGCTGTCGTTCCCGCACAAGCTCGTCGTGGGCCGGACGATGCCGGACGAGGTCAACCGCGGCGACATCAAGGTGAACATCGCCTTCACCCTGCCCCCCGGCGCCTACGCCACGCTGGTCGTCAAGCGGCTGTTCCACTTCGAGTACGCCGAGGACAGCGCGGAGACCATCCGCGCCTCGCAGCGCCCGAAGCTCGTGGAGGCCGAGGCCGCCGCCGCCGCGCAGGAGCCCTCCAGCCGCCGGGGTCCGCCGCGCCGTGATGGCGACGCGCCTCGCCGCGCTTCCGGAGGCCGCAACGCCGCGGATTCGGAGTCCGACGCTCCGCGCCGTGGGTTCGGCAGCCGTGGTGCCGCGGGTTCGGACGCCGAGGCGCCGCGCCGTGGGTTCGGAAGCCGTGGTGCCGAGGGTTCGGAGACGGACGGCCCGCGCCGTGGGTTCAGCAGCCGCGGTGCCGCCGGTTCGGATTCAGACGCCCCTCGCCGTGGGTCCGGAGGCCGCACTGCCGCCGGTTCGGACACGGCCCGCCGTCCGGGTGCTGGCCGCCGGAGTTCGTCCCGCGACCTGCAGCTCCCCGAGCCCGCGCCCGGCCGCGCGCGCACGCTCGCCAGCAAGGCGCCCGAGGCCCCCACGCCCGTGGAGCCGGCCGTGCCGCTGGGCTTCCGAGAGCGCCAGCGCAAGCGCAAGGCCGCCCGTGAAGTGGCCCGCGCGGAGACCGAAGCCAAGAAAGCCTCGAAGGCCAAGCCTTCGAAATCACGGAAGAAATAA
- a CDS encoding 2Fe-2S iron-sulfur cluster-binding protein: MRRLPDVPPRGRAITVDLEGESLPAIEGEPVACSLVAAGEPLLARSIKYHRPRGPYCFAGACSHCLMRVDGVPNVYACRTPARDGMKLERQNAYPSAKVDIFESIDWFFPKGMDHHEMFAGVPVAEQVMAKVARQLAGLGLLPREPAQALAPARTVRTRVAVVGGGAAGLAAARVLAGRGVDFLLMERDASLGGRLSHGAPETGAPAIDDAGSFPEGSVLTRATALGLYDDAEGRFLAVGSWEGEQPRLLKVYAERFLLTPGGHPPTVPFENNDLPGVYAGRAASLLLRRYDVAPQSAALVGWGAELHALANLLHERGVKVVAVVDLRDTPPPGAHATAVRGDEPKAHGLREVGAFSFTREGGGREKVACDAVLVSVPVSPSFELARQGGAKVPFDEKRGLFVVETDTQGRTHAADVFAAGDVTGGGTAKDAAAAGRRAAEALVGGLS, encoded by the coding sequence ATGCGACGCCTCCCCGACGTACCTCCGCGCGGCCGGGCCATCACCGTGGACCTCGAAGGCGAAAGCCTTCCCGCCATCGAAGGCGAGCCCGTGGCGTGCTCCCTCGTTGCCGCGGGCGAGCCCCTGCTGGCCCGTTCCATCAAGTACCACCGGCCGCGAGGCCCCTACTGCTTCGCCGGCGCCTGTTCGCATTGCCTGATGCGCGTGGATGGCGTGCCCAATGTCTACGCGTGCCGCACCCCCGCGCGCGACGGCATGAAGCTGGAGCGGCAGAACGCCTACCCGTCCGCGAAGGTCGACATCTTCGAAAGCATCGACTGGTTCTTCCCCAAGGGCATGGACCACCACGAGATGTTCGCGGGCGTGCCCGTGGCCGAGCAGGTGATGGCCAAGGTGGCGCGGCAGCTCGCCGGCCTGGGCCTGCTGCCCCGTGAGCCCGCGCAAGCGCTGGCGCCCGCGCGCACCGTGCGCACCCGCGTCGCGGTGGTGGGCGGCGGCGCGGCGGGACTGGCCGCGGCGCGCGTGCTCGCTGGACGCGGCGTGGACTTCCTCCTGATGGAACGGGATGCCTCGCTCGGCGGCCGGTTGTCGCACGGCGCTCCGGAGACGGGCGCGCCCGCAATCGACGACGCGGGCAGCTTCCCCGAAGGCAGCGTGCTGACGCGGGCCACCGCCCTGGGCCTCTACGATGATGCGGAGGGGCGCTTCCTCGCGGTGGGAAGCTGGGAGGGCGAACAGCCGCGCCTGTTGAAGGTGTACGCGGAGCGCTTCCTGCTGACGCCCGGCGGCCACCCGCCCACCGTGCCCTTCGAGAACAACGATTTGCCCGGCGTCTACGCGGGCCGCGCGGCCAGCCTGCTGCTGCGCCGCTACGACGTGGCGCCCCAGTCCGCGGCCCTGGTGGGCTGGGGCGCGGAGCTGCACGCGCTGGCGAACCTGCTCCACGAGCGCGGCGTGAAGGTGGTCGCGGTGGTGGACCTGCGCGACACGCCGCCGCCGGGCGCCCACGCCACGGCGGTGCGCGGCGACGAGCCCAAGGCCCATGGCCTGCGCGAGGTGGGCGCCTTCAGCTTCACGCGCGAGGGCGGCGGCAGGGAGAAGGTGGCGTGTGACGCGGTGCTGGTGTCCGTGCCCGTCAGCCCCAGCTTCGAGCTGGCGCGCCAGGGCGGCGCCAAGGTGCCCTTCGACGAGAAGCGCGGCCTCTTCGTGGTGGAGACGGACACGCAGGGCCGCACCCACGCGGCGGACGTGTTCGCGGCGGGTGACGTCACGGGCGGCGGAACGGCGAAGGACGCGGCGGCGGCCGGACGACGCGCGGCCGAGGCGCTGGTGGGAGGGCTGTCATGA
- a CDS encoding anti-sigma factor family protein — MNPDLCPDLEVLFTELDEGEGPALDHAAECEACSAVLEEHRLMEQDLYRLADPLPPPTLVASVMARVTAEPVPRRREVWSGLAILLTSMLGGLGYLVMSDQALGRLGTGLASVLVQGRPFVEGVLSGVNALWSTAGLTVACSLAFLLLTSLYGLKRLVGTGPTPSGA, encoded by the coding sequence ATGAATCCCGACCTGTGCCCCGACCTCGAGGTCCTCTTCACGGAGCTGGATGAGGGAGAAGGTCCGGCGCTCGACCATGCCGCGGAATGCGAAGCCTGCTCCGCGGTGCTGGAAGAGCACCGGCTGATGGAGCAGGACCTGTACCGGCTCGCGGACCCGCTGCCCCCGCCCACCCTGGTGGCCAGCGTCATGGCCCGCGTCACCGCCGAGCCCGTCCCCCGACGCCGCGAGGTCTGGTCTGGGCTGGCCATCCTGCTGACGTCCATGCTGGGCGGACTGGGCTACCTGGTGATGAGCGACCAGGCACTCGGCCGGCTGGGCACCGGGCTCGCCTCCGTGCTGGTTCAGGGGAGGCCCTTCGTGGAGGGCGTTCTCAGCGGCGTCAACGCGTTGTGGTCCACCGCGGGACTGACGGTGGCCTGCTCCCTCGCCTTCCTCCTCCTGACTTCGCTGTATGGCCTCAAGCGGCTCGTCGGAACCGGGCCTACCCCTTCCGGAGCGTGA
- a CDS encoding sigma-54-dependent Fis family transcriptional regulator, producing the protein MPSGCYGAASGFVLPPLPAMPHAPSDVSQVLLPFGGLVGREVDLDAFLQTLMDRIAITLQADRGTLWLLDPARRELFSRAAHLPEVSQIRVKLGQGVAGTVAEAGHAINVPDPRGEQRFFADIDRMTGYRTTSLLAVPLRDTDGALYGVLQVLNRRGADRFTGDDTERLTAIASQVSTALQSTSLYQELQRAKDQPQVPVGYFFNRIIGESPQLQAIYRLVRKAAPTDATVLLRGESGSGKELFARAVHVNGPRRDQPFIKVDCAALPATLIENELFGHERGAFTGADHRMPGKFEAASGGTVFIDEIGELPLPVQGKLLRVIQDREFERVGGTQAVKVDVRIVAATHRDLARMVAEGRFREDLYYRIKVVEVVLPPLRERGAEDIERLAHHFVGAVARRHRLSPPRLSAAALERLKRYRWPGNVRELENCIESAVVLCEGEILEEHLPLPNVDRAAAVPTAVQDHQPARAEANLLPLAEVERRHILRVLESVKGNRTAASRVLEIGRNTLARKLKEYGLADEPS; encoded by the coding sequence ATGCCCTCCGGATGTTATGGTGCGGCTTCCGGCTTCGTCCTCCCGCCGCTCCCCGCCATGCCCCACGCCCCCTCGGATGTCTCCCAGGTCCTCCTCCCCTTTGGAGGACTCGTTGGCAGGGAGGTGGACCTCGACGCGTTCCTCCAGACGCTGATGGACCGCATCGCCATCACCCTGCAAGCGGACCGAGGCACCCTCTGGCTGTTGGACCCGGCCCGGCGCGAGCTGTTCAGCCGCGCCGCGCACCTGCCCGAGGTGTCCCAGATTCGCGTCAAGCTGGGCCAGGGCGTCGCCGGCACCGTCGCCGAGGCGGGCCACGCCATCAACGTGCCCGACCCGCGCGGTGAGCAGCGCTTCTTCGCGGACATCGACCGGATGACGGGCTACCGCACCACCAGCCTGCTCGCCGTTCCCCTGCGTGACACGGACGGCGCGCTCTACGGCGTGCTCCAGGTCCTCAACCGCCGCGGCGCGGACCGCTTCACCGGCGACGACACGGAGCGCCTCACCGCCATCGCCTCGCAGGTCAGCACCGCGCTCCAGAGCACCAGCCTCTACCAGGAACTCCAACGCGCCAAGGACCAGCCCCAGGTCCCCGTGGGCTACTTCTTCAACCGCATCATCGGCGAGTCCCCGCAGCTCCAGGCCATCTACCGGCTGGTGCGCAAGGCCGCGCCCACCGACGCCACGGTGCTGCTGCGCGGTGAGAGCGGCAGCGGCAAGGAGCTCTTCGCCCGCGCCGTCCACGTCAACGGACCGCGCCGCGACCAGCCTTTCATCAAGGTGGACTGCGCCGCCCTGCCCGCGACGCTCATCGAGAACGAGCTCTTCGGCCACGAGCGCGGCGCCTTCACCGGCGCCGACCACCGCATGCCCGGCAAGTTCGAGGCCGCGAGCGGCGGCACCGTGTTCATCGACGAGATTGGCGAGCTGCCCCTCCCCGTGCAGGGCAAGCTGCTCCGCGTCATCCAAGACCGCGAGTTCGAGCGCGTGGGCGGCACCCAGGCCGTGAAGGTGGACGTGCGCATCGTCGCCGCCACACACCGGGACCTCGCGCGCATGGTGGCCGAGGGCCGCTTCCGCGAGGACCTCTACTACCGCATCAAGGTCGTGGAGGTGGTGCTGCCCCCCCTGCGCGAGCGCGGCGCCGAGGACATCGAGCGGCTCGCCCACCACTTCGTCGGCGCCGTGGCCCGCAGGCACCGGTTGTCCCCACCGCGCCTCAGCGCCGCCGCCCTGGAGCGCCTCAAACGCTACCGCTGGCCCGGCAACGTGCGCGAGCTGGAGAACTGCATCGAGAGCGCCGTCGTGCTGTGCGAAGGCGAGATTCTCGAGGAGCACCTGCCCCTGCCGAACGTGGACCGCGCGGCGGCCGTGCCCACCGCAGTGCAGGACCATCAGCCCGCGCGCGCGGAGGCGAACCTCCTCCCGTTGGCGGAAGTCGAGCGGCGCCACATCCTGCGCGTCTTGGAATCGGTCAAAGGCAACCGCACCGCCGCGTCACGTGTGTTGGAGATTGGCCGAAACACGCTCGCGCGGAAGCTCAAGGAGTACGGGCTGGCCGACGAGCCGTCCTGA
- a CDS encoding MBL fold metallo-hydrolase, whose translation MEVRFHGVRGSIAVSGSRIGGNTACVEVTSQGHRLILDAGTGLRSLGEIMMREGAPQKATLFFSHLHWDHVQGFPFFTPAYLPTSELTLYGPGANGAQALQSELAAQMQPPHFPVPLSTMRSRMDFRSALHAQPVEVGPFRVTPIDVPHPQGCLAYRVEADGHSFIYATDVEVRVEDLAPEVGRLFEGADVLCLDAQYTPDEYEGRKGIPKKGWGHSTMMDAAGVAGLVGARRLCLFHHDPAHGDDVLEDMAEQARSLFPVCEPAREGQRLVLGRAA comes from the coding sequence ATGGAAGTCCGGTTTCATGGCGTTCGAGGAAGCATCGCGGTGTCGGGCTCACGCATTGGCGGCAACACGGCCTGCGTGGAGGTCACCAGCCAGGGCCACCGGCTCATCCTGGACGCGGGCACCGGCTTGCGCTCGCTGGGCGAAATCATGATGCGCGAGGGCGCGCCCCAGAAGGCCACCCTCTTCTTCTCGCACCTGCACTGGGACCACGTGCAAGGCTTCCCCTTCTTCACCCCGGCCTACCTGCCCACCTCGGAGCTGACGCTCTACGGCCCCGGCGCCAATGGCGCGCAGGCGCTCCAGTCCGAACTCGCCGCGCAGATGCAACCGCCCCACTTCCCGGTGCCGCTGTCCACCATGCGCTCGCGCATGGACTTCCGCTCGGCGCTGCACGCCCAGCCCGTGGAGGTCGGCCCGTTTCGTGTCACGCCCATCGACGTGCCTCACCCACAGGGATGTCTGGCCTACCGCGTGGAAGCGGATGGCCATTCCTTCATCTACGCCACCGACGTGGAGGTCCGCGTCGAGGACCTCGCGCCAGAGGTCGGCCGCCTCTTCGAGGGCGCGGACGTGCTGTGCCTGGACGCGCAATACACCCCGGACGAATACGAGGGCCGCAAGGGCATCCCCAAGAAGGGCTGGGGCCACTCGACGATGATGGATGCCGCGGGCGTGGCCGGCCTCGTGGGCGCCCGCCGGCTGTGCCTCTTCCATCATGACCCGGCGCACGGCGACGACGTGCTGGAGGACATGGCCGAACAGGCCCGGTCGCTGTTCCCCGTCTGCGAGCCCGCTCGCGAAGGCCAGCGCCTGGTGCTGGGCCGCGCGGCCTGA
- a CDS encoding adenylate/guanylate cyclase domain-containing protein, translating into MSQSPAPFAPKPGQIRGPRLTGRFADGTLGEFPLGPATSLGRHPSNTLRLVDREVSKEHAVIERVGKEFVLKDLGSSNGTFVNGRRVKELKLRDGDEISLGASRLIFHSGEPPAASNAPTAPGVTVVAQSISMPAFLAQMDQVPQNFRPAEQVSDVEALRRDYEKLRIAHEFHRQVSLQGSQTDLFEQILKVAFQLLAADHGVILKVAADGEFIPSAVHHRSDKAVNVMLSDTVLKRVVETGKAVLTADAIIDERFSAAESIVAQGIRSAMAVPLKVNGKIQAVLFLDSRQQINAFSEKDLTILSGIASQASIALENAALAEQIRAEAVTRAELSRFLSKAVADAVIAGETEDLAQSRLAEVSCLFADIRGFTTISENDSPQEVVAMLNAFFTAMAGVVFRHEGNLDKFIGDCVMAVWGPPLSHPDDAARALRAALEMQDAVHELNRKRVAEGKAPIEVGIGVNTGQAVVGYMGSAERHEFTAIGDTVNTASRLCGMAKSGEVLASDTTVRRAGAGFDVEGLPALQVKGKEKAVPTYRVHGLEYTTAASSSRRV; encoded by the coding sequence GTGAGCCAGTCCCCCGCCCCATTTGCACCCAAACCCGGGCAGATTCGCGGCCCCCGTCTGACAGGGCGCTTCGCGGACGGCACGCTCGGAGAGTTTCCATTGGGACCGGCGACGTCCCTGGGCCGGCATCCGTCCAACACGCTGCGGCTGGTGGACCGGGAGGTCTCCAAGGAACACGCCGTCATCGAGCGCGTGGGCAAGGAGTTCGTCCTCAAGGACCTGGGCTCGTCCAACGGCACCTTCGTGAATGGCCGCCGGGTGAAGGAGCTCAAGCTGCGCGACGGGGATGAAATCTCCCTGGGCGCCTCGCGGCTCATCTTCCACAGCGGCGAGCCGCCAGCGGCCTCCAACGCGCCCACCGCGCCGGGCGTGACGGTGGTGGCGCAGTCCATCTCCATGCCGGCCTTCCTGGCGCAGATGGATCAGGTGCCGCAGAACTTCCGGCCCGCCGAGCAGGTGTCCGACGTGGAGGCCCTGCGCCGCGACTACGAGAAGCTGCGCATCGCCCACGAGTTCCACCGGCAGGTGAGCCTGCAGGGCAGCCAGACGGACCTCTTCGAGCAGATCCTCAAGGTGGCCTTCCAGCTTTTGGCCGCCGACCACGGCGTCATCCTGAAGGTGGCCGCGGATGGGGAGTTCATCCCGTCGGCGGTGCACCACCGCTCCGACAAGGCCGTCAACGTCATGCTGTCCGACACTGTGCTCAAGCGCGTGGTGGAGACGGGCAAGGCGGTGCTGACGGCGGACGCCATCATCGACGAGCGCTTCTCCGCCGCGGAGAGCATCGTCGCGCAGGGCATCCGGTCCGCCATGGCGGTGCCGCTGAAGGTGAACGGGAAGATCCAGGCGGTGCTCTTCCTGGACAGCCGTCAGCAGATCAACGCCTTCTCGGAGAAGGACCTGACCATCCTCTCCGGCATCGCCTCCCAGGCGAGCATCGCGCTGGAGAACGCCGCGCTGGCCGAGCAGATTCGCGCCGAGGCGGTGACGCGCGCGGAGCTGAGCCGCTTCCTGTCCAAGGCCGTCGCCGACGCGGTGATTGCCGGCGAGACGGAAGATCTGGCACAGAGCCGTCTGGCGGAGGTGAGCTGCCTGTTCGCCGACATCCGCGGGTTCACCACCATCTCGGAGAACGACTCTCCGCAAGAGGTGGTGGCCATGCTCAACGCTTTCTTCACCGCGATGGCCGGCGTGGTGTTCAGACACGAGGGGAATCTGGACAAGTTCATTGGGGACTGTGTCATGGCCGTCTGGGGGCCGCCGCTGTCACACCCGGACGACGCCGCCCGCGCGCTTCGCGCCGCCTTGGAGATGCAGGACGCCGTTCATGAGCTGAACCGCAAGCGCGTGGCCGAAGGGAAGGCGCCCATCGAGGTGGGCATCGGCGTGAACACCGGTCAGGCGGTTGTCGGCTACATGGGCAGCGCGGAGCGCCACGAGTTCACGGCCATTGGCGACACGGTGAACACCGCCTCGCGCCTGTGTGGCATGGCGAAGAGCGGCGAGGTGCTGGCCTCGGATACGACGGTGCGCCGGGCGGGCGCCGGCTTCGACGTGGAGGGGTTGCCGGCCCTCCAGGTGAAGGGCAAGGAGAAGGCCGTGCCCACCTACCGCGTCCATGGCCTGGAATACACCACGGCCGCTTCCTCCTCGCGCCGCGTATGA
- a CDS encoding RNA polymerase sigma factor, translating into MLAARRGDPSAFEALVRSVQRPVYGLALRLLQSEAEAAEVAQEALLRAYQNLHKYDDSRPFDLWVLAITRNLCLDLLRRRTKVRTEELEPMKEVLPSGEASQEEGAIAREERQSLEEAMATLSVDDREVLALYYVQKRTTKEIAQIMGCAPGTIMARLFRAREKLRKKMTTEEAPR; encoded by the coding sequence GTGCTGGCCGCCCGCCGGGGTGACCCGTCCGCTTTCGAGGCCCTGGTTCGCAGCGTGCAGCGCCCCGTCTACGGCCTGGCGCTGCGCCTGCTCCAGAGTGAGGCCGAGGCCGCCGAGGTGGCGCAGGAGGCCCTGCTCCGCGCCTACCAGAACCTGCACAAGTACGATGACTCGCGCCCGTTCGACCTCTGGGTGCTCGCCATCACCCGCAACCTCTGCCTGGACCTGCTCCGCCGCCGCACCAAGGTGCGCACCGAGGAGCTGGAGCCCATGAAGGAGGTCCTCCCCAGCGGCGAGGCGTCGCAGGAGGAAGGCGCCATCGCCCGCGAGGAGCGCCAGTCGCTGGAGGAGGCCATGGCCACCTTGTCGGTCGACGACCGGGAGGTGCTCGCCCTCTATTACGTCCAGAAGCGCACGACGAAGGAGATCGCCCAGATCATGGGCTGTGCGCCTGGGACCATCATGGCCCGTCTCTTCCGGGCCCGTGAGAAGCTTCGCAAGAAGATGACGACCGAGGAGGCTCCGCGATGA
- a CDS encoding FAD-dependent oxidoreductase, which translates to MSKAMICSCEDVTVDDIRHAVSRGFCDVESVKRYTGFGTGICQGKSCTAAVAALLAKEKALKPAAVVPFTPRQPLYPTELRMMASAQVDESQPPVGGLPQEVDHFPAALRPEGPVPAKAKVVIIGGGIMGLALAYNLARAGETDVVVLERGYLCAGASGRNGGGVRMQWGTPSLVELAKRSIDLMKGFARELGINVWLRQGGYIFLAKTKPVAQRLERNVSLHNRFGVPTRLITPDEARSIVPGLTMKDSLIASYNPEDGVIFPWPFLWGYAQGCQKRGVRVETYTDVTGFETSGGQVRKVKTTRGDIACDTVVLAAGAWSPQVANLVNVKLPNEPHRHEILSTEPLKPFLGPLVSVLDSGLYFSQSMRGEIVGGMGDAKEPAGLNMGSTLRFVSRFAQALMEQLPQVGHVKVLRQWAGCYDVTPDNNPILGRTPGLDNLLQMSGFVGHGFMMAPAVAERMAKWMATGESDELFTRFNLRRYSDAAGHSREFGSGTLEREDMVIG; encoded by the coding sequence ATGAGCAAGGCGATGATCTGCTCCTGTGAGGACGTCACCGTCGACGACATCCGTCACGCCGTCTCGCGGGGCTTCTGTGACGTGGAGTCCGTGAAGCGCTACACCGGCTTCGGCACCGGCATCTGCCAGGGCAAGAGCTGCACCGCAGCGGTGGCCGCGCTGCTGGCCAAGGAGAAGGCGCTCAAGCCCGCGGCGGTGGTGCCCTTCACGCCGCGCCAGCCGCTCTACCCCACCGAGCTGCGGATGATGGCGTCCGCGCAGGTGGACGAGTCCCAGCCGCCCGTGGGCGGCCTGCCCCAGGAGGTGGACCACTTCCCCGCCGCGCTGCGCCCGGAAGGGCCGGTGCCCGCGAAGGCCAAGGTCGTCATCATTGGCGGCGGCATCATGGGCCTGGCGCTGGCGTACAACCTGGCGCGCGCCGGTGAGACGGACGTGGTGGTGCTGGAGCGCGGCTACCTGTGCGCGGGCGCGTCCGGCCGCAACGGCGGCGGCGTGCGCATGCAGTGGGGCACGCCCTCGTTGGTGGAGCTGGCCAAGCGCTCCATCGACCTGATGAAGGGCTTCGCGCGCGAGCTGGGCATCAACGTGTGGCTGCGCCAGGGGGGCTACATCTTCCTGGCCAAGACGAAGCCGGTGGCACAGCGGCTGGAGCGCAACGTCTCCCTGCACAACCGCTTCGGCGTGCCCACCCGCCTCATCACCCCGGACGAGGCGCGAAGCATCGTCCCCGGCCTCACGATGAAGGACAGCCTCATCGCGTCCTACAATCCGGAGGACGGCGTCATCTTCCCCTGGCCCTTCCTCTGGGGCTACGCGCAGGGCTGCCAGAAGCGCGGCGTCCGCGTGGAGACGTACACGGACGTCACCGGCTTCGAGACCAGCGGCGGCCAGGTCCGCAAGGTGAAGACGACGCGCGGCGACATCGCCTGCGACACCGTGGTGCTCGCGGCCGGCGCCTGGAGCCCCCAGGTGGCCAACCTGGTGAACGTGAAGCTCCCCAACGAGCCACACCGTCACGAAATCCTCAGCACCGAGCCGCTGAAGCCCTTCCTCGGGCCGCTGGTCTCCGTGCTCGACAGCGGGCTGTACTTCAGCCAGTCCATGCGCGGCGAAATCGTGGGCGGCATGGGCGACGCCAAGGAGCCCGCGGGCCTCAACATGGGCAGCACCCTGCGCTTCGTGTCACGCTTCGCGCAGGCGCTGATGGAGCAGCTCCCCCAGGTGGGCCACGTGAAGGTGCTGCGCCAGTGGGCCGGCTGCTACGACGTGACGCCGGACAACAACCCCATCCTCGGCCGCACCCCGGGCCTGGACAACCTGCTCCAGATGTCCGGCTTCGTGGGCCACGGCTTCATGATGGCCCCCGCCGTCGCGGAGCGGATGGCGAAGTGGATGGCCACCGGCGAGTCCGACGAGCTCTTCACCCGCTTCAACCTCCGCCGCTACTCCGACGCCGCCGGCCACTCGCGGGAGTTCGGCTCCGGCACGCTGGAGCGCGAGGACATGGTCATCGGCTGA